The DNA segment TTCTTACCGTATGAAGCATTTGCGATAATACTTACATATATATTTGCAAAGCGTAAAGGTTTAAATCAACAAAATATTGAAAGAACACGGCAATGGTTTTGGCAAAGTGCATTTTCAGAACGGTATAGAGGAGCGTCCGAACACTTTGTTTCAAAAGATCTTGAGGCCATTGATGAGTTTATAATTAATGGAGGGTTACCTGATGCGAGTTTTGGGTCAATTATTAGTGTTGAAACTCTCCCTAAAGTTGTTTTCCGCAGTAACAACTCAAGATCACGAGCATTTATTTTAATGCTTGCCCTAAACGCCCCACGCAATCTTACTAACGGTGCGTTAATAGATACAGCCGACGCATTATCTATATTTAACAAAAAAGAGTTTCACCATATTTATCCTAAAGCATTCCTATTTAGAGAAGATTCAATAGAAAATGTGAATTCGTTGGTTAATATATGCATGCTTGCTGCATCAGAAAACAAGAGAATTAGCGATCAATCTCCATTCGAATACCTTCCAAAACTTATTTATGAACATGGACAGCAAGCTTCTAATATATTTAAGTCAAATCTGTTACCCAGTCCGGAAGAGGTTGATTACTCAAAGTTGACATTTGAAGAATTCTTGCAGAAAAGGGCTTACATATTACATGAACGTATAAATAAGTTGTGTACAGGAGATGCAAGCACTTAGCAGCTGGAAATATTTTAATTTGAGAGCGATGTGTAATGCTCTTCAGCACTTCCCTGAAAGCCCGGCAGGCCCTTGGGCTGAAGGATTGTGACTTGATCGGTGAGCAAGTGCAGGACGCCAAAAGCTTCAACGAGTGGTACTGTCACCTGTTTACATATATACTTATACCCCTTCATAAAAGGGATTTCGTTGATCAACTTAATAACCCAAAGAAACTGGATGACCACACCCAATAAGTTCAACACTATCTTCCGAAAGGAGACAATTTCTTTTGACAACCGATAGTACGCCATCACATAAGGCGATCCTAAAGAAGTATGAGTCGTGTTCGGAAGAAGTGAAAAAGTATTTTATGCATCTGTTGAGTCTCGTTAAAAACCACCCTTATGAAGTGTCGCTAGCTTATCTTTTTCTTCATACTGAGAAGGCACATAATAGAATATTATACTGCGGTGTTGTTAAACTTCATAGGGCTGAATCAAATATTGCCGATATTATTATAAATAAGCAGCATCTAACAAGGAGTGGGTTTCTCGACCTATATAATAATGTCTTTGGAAAATCCCTTGATACTTCAACTCTTTCGAAGATCAAAGAAGCAGAAAAAATACGTGACAAAGTTATCCATGGTAAGAGTGTCAAGGATGCAGATATACGCCAAGCAATAATTGACGTACTCGATTATGCTGAAGCATTGAATGCCGAACTATTCGAGTTGGCTGGATTCAAACCATTTGGAGACTTGAGAGGTTTTAAAGGGAGAGGTCAGTCTCTTGACAAGAATACGACAAGGTGGCTTATGAAGGGTATTGGCTTCACTGTTGCATAATAACTGACAATATTAAGTGGGAAAGCACATGAATAACATTTATAAGTATATGCTATTTTTTTTGTTATTGTTAGTGATTATCGCGATTCCACAAATATCTTTTGCGGCAAAGGGATATGTTGTTTATTATAAATTTGGATGTAGTTATTACATAGTTGAAACAAATAATGGATATGCGATTCTTGAATGGTTTGGCGGTACAGATCCAAGCGAAGGTGATATTATTGTCGGCAACTTTGAATCCTATGGAATGAAAACATTGTATGATGTTACAAGTGATTCAGAAACAAGAGCATGGGTGGAGGATTATTGGTTATCAAAAACCAGTGTTATTGAGAAATATTTAGAGCATTGTGATTAATTAACTGAAAACGTCCTCCCTAATGCATGACATACTAATTCATATTGCTGGGCAACAAAGATTGTTGAGTATTAAGGGATATATTAATATTTGGAGTTGACCAATGGAAACAATCAAGATTAACAATGATAATGTAAAAATAATTCTCAGCAAACAGTTGTACGAAAAATCCGCCGTATTTTCTGCCATGTATAAACTAACAGGTCGATGCATAGCCCAAATAAGCCCTTTGGGCGAGTATGATGTTGAAGTAACACTTTCCCCTCAAACGGGCTCTGGCTATTCTGTTGAAGATATTAAAGGCTTAGCTGAGAGCTTTCTTAATGATATCATTGATCAACAGTTGCGGCTTGACCTTGAAAAGCAATATGGTCGGTTGCGAGAACTGATAGTAGAGCATGCATTTACTCCGATTAAAAATCTAGACCAAAGACTTAATGATATATGATGCAAAAGCCAAAGGCATATACGATATTTCCATTTTCGTTTTCAAGAACGAGTAATAATGAATATCTTCTTGTTAACGAAGTTGGTGAATTTCTATTCCTCAACGATGAAGAATTCCACGCCTTTGTGAATCAACGCTTAGATAAGAAATCTAATGTATTCCTAGATCTAAAGGGAAAGCATTTTGCAACAGATACAGATGTTGCTCCGATTGTAGATCTTCTTGCTACTAAATATAGAACAAAAAAAGCCTTTCTTCGAAATTTTACTGTTCTTCACATGGTAGTTATTACGGCAAGATGTAATCACCGTTGTCGTTATTGTCACGCGTCTAGTGAAAGTGAAGATGCCCTTGGTTGGGATATGGCGTTGGACGTTGCTAGAAAAGTCGTTGATACTATCTTTCAATCTCCATCTCCTACAATCAAGATTGAATTTCAAGGGGGAGAGCCATTATTAAATTGGAAGGCTGTTCGTGAGATAGTGTTATATTCGGAAAAATTGAATAAGAAA comes from the Syntrophales bacterium genome and includes:
- the hxsD gene encoding His-Xaa-Ser system protein HxsD; its protein translation is METIKINNDNVKIILSKQLYEKSAVFSAMYKLTGRCIAQISPLGEYDVEVTLSPQTGSGYSVEDIKGLAESFLNDIIDQQLRLDLEKQYGRLRELIVEHAFTPIKNLDQRLNDI